One genomic window of Paraburkholderia acidiphila includes the following:
- a CDS encoding 3-hydroxyacyl-CoA dehydrogenase, whose amino-acid sequence MQIRGNVFLITGGASGLGAASARLIAAEGGKVVIADLNEDAGNALATELGGAFVKCNVASEDDGARAVAAATALGTLRGLVNCAGIAPAVKTVGKDGPHPLDTFSKTISVNLIGTFNMIRLAAAAIAQTAPGEGGERGVIVNTASVAAYDGQIGQAAYAASKGGVVAMTLPIARDLSRSGIRVMTIAPGIFETPMLLGMPKEVQDALGAMVPFPPRLGKPDEYAMLVKQIVENPMLNGEVIRLDGAIRMQPK is encoded by the coding sequence ATGCAGATCCGCGGCAACGTATTTCTCATCACCGGCGGCGCGTCGGGGCTCGGCGCGGCCAGCGCGCGTCTGATCGCGGCCGAGGGCGGCAAGGTCGTTATCGCCGACCTCAACGAGGACGCAGGCAACGCGCTCGCGACGGAACTGGGCGGCGCGTTCGTGAAGTGCAACGTCGCGAGCGAAGACGACGGCGCGCGCGCCGTGGCCGCGGCAACCGCGCTCGGCACGCTGCGCGGCCTCGTGAACTGCGCGGGCATCGCCCCCGCAGTCAAGACCGTGGGCAAGGACGGCCCGCATCCGCTCGACACGTTCTCGAAGACCATCTCGGTCAACCTGATCGGCACCTTCAACATGATCCGCCTCGCGGCCGCCGCGATCGCCCAGACTGCACCCGGCGAGGGCGGCGAACGCGGCGTGATCGTCAACACGGCTTCCGTGGCCGCGTATGACGGCCAGATCGGCCAGGCGGCTTACGCGGCGTCGAAAGGCGGCGTCGTCGCGATGACACTGCCGATCGCGCGCGACCTGTCGCGCAGCGGCATCCGCGTGATGACGATCGCGCCCGGCATCTTCGAAACGCCGATGCTGCTCGGCATGCCCAAGGAAGTGCAGGATGCGCTCGGCGCAATGGTCCCGTTCCCGCCGCGCCTCGGCAAGCCGGATGAATACGCGATGCTCGTCAAGCAGATCGTCGAGAATCCGATGCTCAACGGCGAGGTGATCCGTCTGGACGGCGCGATCCGCATGCAGCCGAAGTAA
- a CDS encoding SirB1 family protein: MMTTRVLDYFSALVADDESLPLTEAALSIAQDAYPDLDLQGTLAEIDELALRVRRRMPEGADVRQQVAVLNRCFFREMGFAANLNDFLDPENSHLNVVLKRRRGIPISLAVLYLEMATQLGLPVKGVSFPGHFLLRVALPEGDEMLDPTTGRTLTESDMVEMLEPFVANAGDSVARALRMLLEPATRREIVARMLRNLKSVYLQTERWQRLLAIQQRLVILLPGNIEEVRDRGFAYARLDYLRPALEDLEHYLDERPDAEDATVVESQLHELRQRTLDND; the protein is encoded by the coding sequence ATGATGACTACGCGGGTTCTGGATTATTTCAGCGCGCTCGTTGCCGACGACGAGAGCCTGCCGCTCACCGAGGCGGCGCTCTCGATCGCGCAGGACGCGTATCCCGATCTCGATCTGCAGGGCACGCTCGCCGAGATCGACGAACTCGCGCTGCGTGTGCGCCGCCGCATGCCCGAAGGCGCGGATGTGCGCCAGCAGGTCGCCGTGCTCAACCGCTGCTTTTTTCGCGAGATGGGCTTCGCGGCCAACCTCAACGACTTTCTCGACCCCGAGAACAGCCATCTGAACGTCGTGCTCAAGCGCCGGCGCGGCATACCCATTTCGCTGGCGGTGCTGTATCTGGAGATGGCGACGCAGCTCGGGCTGCCGGTGAAGGGCGTGTCGTTCCCTGGGCATTTTCTGCTGCGCGTCGCGCTGCCTGAAGGCGACGAGATGCTCGATCCCACCACGGGCCGCACGCTCACCGAATCCGACATGGTGGAGATGCTCGAACCGTTCGTGGCCAACGCGGGCGATTCCGTGGCGCGTGCGCTGCGCATGCTGCTCGAACCGGCCACGCGCCGCGAGATCGTTGCGCGCATGCTGCGCAACCTGAAGTCGGTGTATCTGCAGACAGAACGCTGGCAGCGTCTCCTGGCCATCCAGCAGCGGCTCGTGATCCTGCTGCCCGGGAATATCGAGGAAGTGCGCGATCGCGGATTCGCGTATGCGCGGCTCGACTATCTGCGTCCCGCGCTCGAAGACCTCGAACACTATCTCGACGAGCGCCCCGACGCGGAAGATGCAACCGTGGTCGAGTCGCAGTTGCATGAGCTGCGCCAGCGCACGCTCGACAACGACTGA
- the murJ gene encoding murein biosynthesis integral membrane protein MurJ, whose amino-acid sequence MNLFRALLTVSGFTLLSRVTGLARETLIARAFGASQYTDAFYVAFRIPNLLRRISAEGAFSQAFVPILAEFKNQKGHDATRALVDATSTVLAWALAILSLLGIFGASFVVIVVASGLKSDGQAFPLAVTMTRIMFPYIVFISLTSLASGVLNTYKQFSLPAFAPVLLNVSFITAAVAFAPHMKQPVYALAWAVIVGGVLQFIVQLPGLKRIDMMPRIGMNPLKALAHRGVKRVLAKMVPAMFAVSVAQISLIINTNIASRLGPGAVSWINYADRLMEFPTALLGVALGTILLPSLSKAHVDADPHEYSALLDWGLRVTFLLAAPSAVALFFFAEPLTATLFHYGKFDATSVIMTGRALAAYGVGLVGLILIKILAPGFYARQDIKTPVKIGVGVLIATQISNYLFVPIFSHAGLTLSVGLGACMNALLLFIGLRRRGIYMPSSGWTTFFVQLLGACLVLAGAMHWCAISYDWIAMRHEPLARIALLGACLVLFAALYFGMLWLMGFKYAYFKRRTK is encoded by the coding sequence ATGAATCTATTCCGAGCCCTGCTGACAGTCAGCGGCTTCACGCTGCTGTCGCGCGTGACCGGTCTGGCCCGAGAAACGCTGATTGCGCGTGCGTTTGGCGCGAGCCAGTACACCGACGCCTTCTACGTCGCGTTTCGCATTCCCAACCTGCTGCGCCGCATCTCGGCGGAAGGCGCCTTTTCGCAGGCGTTCGTGCCGATTCTCGCGGAGTTCAAGAACCAGAAGGGCCACGACGCCACGCGCGCGCTCGTCGACGCCACGTCGACCGTGCTCGCCTGGGCGCTCGCGATCCTCTCGCTGCTGGGCATTTTCGGCGCGTCGTTCGTCGTGATCGTGGTCGCGTCGGGCTTGAAGAGCGACGGGCAAGCGTTTCCGCTCGCCGTCACGATGACGCGCATCATGTTCCCCTATATCGTGTTCATCTCGCTGACGTCGCTCGCGTCCGGCGTGCTCAACACGTACAAGCAGTTCTCGCTGCCCGCGTTCGCACCGGTGCTGCTCAACGTCTCGTTCATCACGGCCGCCGTGGCCTTCGCGCCGCACATGAAGCAGCCCGTCTATGCGCTCGCGTGGGCCGTGATCGTGGGCGGCGTGCTGCAGTTCATCGTGCAGTTGCCGGGCCTGAAGCGCATCGACATGATGCCGCGCATCGGCATGAATCCGCTCAAGGCGCTCGCGCACCGGGGCGTGAAGCGCGTGCTCGCGAAGATGGTGCCCGCCATGTTCGCTGTCTCGGTCGCGCAGATCAGCCTCATCATCAACACCAATATCGCCTCGCGTCTCGGGCCCGGCGCGGTGTCGTGGATCAATTACGCCGATCGCCTGATGGAGTTCCCCACGGCGCTGCTCGGCGTGGCGCTCGGTACGATCCTGCTGCCGAGCCTCTCGAAAGCCCACGTCGACGCCGATCCGCACGAGTACTCGGCGCTGCTCGACTGGGGCCTGCGCGTCACGTTCCTGCTGGCCGCGCCTTCGGCCGTGGCGCTCTTTTTCTTCGCCGAGCCGCTAACGGCCACCTTGTTCCACTACGGCAAGTTCGACGCCACGTCCGTCATCATGACGGGCCGCGCGCTCGCGGCGTACGGGGTGGGGCTCGTGGGCCTCATCCTCATCAAGATCCTCGCGCCCGGCTTCTACGCGCGCCAGGACATCAAGACGCCGGTCAAGATCGGCGTGGGCGTGCTCATCGCCACGCAGATCAGCAACTACCTCTTCGTGCCGATCTTCTCGCACGCGGGCTTGACGCTCTCGGTCGGCCTGGGCGCCTGCATGAACGCACTGCTGCTTTTCATCGGGCTGCGCCGCCGCGGCATCTACATGCCGTCCTCGGGCTGGACGACGTTCTTCGTGCAGTTGCTCGGGGCATGTCTCGTGCTGGCAGGGGCGATGCACTGGTGCGCGATCAGCTACGACTGGATCGCGATGCGTCATGAACCGCTCGCGCGCATCGCCTTGCTCGGAGCGTGCCTCGTCCTGTTCGCGGCGCTATATTTCGGTATGCTTTGGCTCATGGGCTTCAAATACGCGTACTTCAAGAGGCGGACGAAGTGA
- the rpsT gene encoding 30S ribosomal protein S20 produces MANSAQARKRARQAAKANSHNSALRSKFRTAIKAVRKAIDAGDQAKAAEVLKAAGKTLDIIADKKIVHKNKAARNKSRLAAAVKAMQAAQ; encoded by the coding sequence ATGGCAAACTCCGCACAAGCACGCAAGCGCGCCCGTCAGGCCGCGAAGGCAAACTCGCACAACTCGGCACTGCGCTCGAAGTTCCGCACCGCCATCAAGGCTGTTCGCAAGGCAATCGACGCCGGCGACCAGGCCAAGGCTGCTGAAGTTCTGAAGGCAGCGGGCAAGACGCTCGACATCATCGCCGACAAGAAGATCGTTCACAAGAACAAGGCCGCTCGCAACAAGAGCCGCCTGGCTGCTGCCGTCAAGGCAATGCAAGCTGCGCAGTAA
- a CDS encoding DUF3579 domain-containing protein, with product MADEAPTEYFIQGITSAGKKFRPSDWSERLAGVMSSFGPKASANARGPNAYLRYSLYVRPTMIGDLKVVVLDSRLKDVEPMAFNFVMNFAKDNDLLVTEACELPHDHATQQATVR from the coding sequence ATGGCCGACGAAGCTCCAACCGAATACTTCATTCAAGGCATCACCAGCGCGGGGAAGAAGTTTCGTCCGAGCGACTGGTCGGAACGCCTCGCCGGGGTGATGTCGAGCTTCGGTCCGAAAGCGTCGGCCAATGCGCGCGGCCCGAACGCCTATCTGCGCTACTCGCTCTATGTGCGCCCGACGATGATCGGCGACCTCAAGGTCGTCGTGCTGGACTCGCGTCTGAAGGACGTCGAGCCGATGGCCTTCAATTTCGTCATGAACTTCGCAAAGGACAACGACCTGCTCGTGACCGAGGCGTGCGAATTGCCGCACGATCACGCCACGCAGCAGGCCACCGTGCGCTAA
- the argF gene encoding ornithine carbamoyltransferase: MTSRTIRHYLQFKDFSLDEYDYVLERARILKRKFKNYETYHPLHDRTLAMIFEKSSTRTRLSFEAGIFQLGGHAVFMNTRDTQLGRGEPIEDSAQVISRMVDIIMIRTFGQDILQRFAESSRVPVINGLTNEYHPCQVLADIFTYYEHRGPIRGKTVAWVGDANNMLYTWIEAAQILGFKLRISTPPGYPLDPALVAPESKPFYEVFEDPHDACDGADLVTTDVWTSMGFEAENEARKQAFADWCVDAPMMARANADALFMHCLPAHRGEEVSAEVIDGPQSVVWDEAENRLHVQKALMEFLLLGRLNH, translated from the coding sequence ATGACCTCCCGGACCATACGCCATTACCTGCAGTTCAAGGATTTCTCCCTTGACGAATATGATTATGTGCTGGAGCGCGCGCGCATCCTGAAGCGCAAGTTCAAGAACTACGAGACCTATCACCCGCTGCACGACCGCACGCTGGCGATGATCTTCGAGAAGAGCTCCACGCGCACGCGCCTCTCGTTCGAAGCGGGTATCTTCCAGCTGGGCGGCCACGCCGTGTTCATGAACACGCGCGACACGCAGCTCGGCCGCGGCGAGCCGATCGAAGACTCGGCGCAGGTCATTTCGCGCATGGTCGACATCATCATGATCCGCACGTTCGGCCAGGACATCCTCCAGCGCTTTGCCGAAAGCTCGCGCGTACCGGTCATCAACGGTCTCACGAACGAGTACCACCCCTGCCAGGTGCTGGCCGACATCTTCACGTACTACGAGCATCGCGGCCCGATTCGCGGCAAGACCGTGGCGTGGGTCGGCGACGCCAACAACATGCTCTACACGTGGATCGAAGCCGCACAGATCCTCGGCTTCAAGCTGCGTATTTCCACGCCGCCGGGCTATCCGCTCGATCCGGCGCTGGTCGCACCGGAAAGCAAGCCGTTCTACGAAGTGTTCGAGGACCCGCACGACGCCTGCGACGGCGCCGACCTCGTGACGACCGACGTCTGGACCAGCATGGGCTTCGAGGCCGAAAACGAAGCGCGCAAGCAAGCCTTCGCTGACTGGTGCGTGGACGCGCCGATGATGGCTCGCGCCAACGCCGACGCCCTCTTCATGCACTGCCTGCCCGCGCACCGCGGCGAGGAAGTGAGCGCCGAGGTGATCGACGGCCCGCAGAGCGTGGTGTGGGACGAGGCGGAAAACCGCTTGCATGTACAGAAGGCGCTGATGGAGTTCCTGCTGCTCGGCCGCTTGAACCACTGA
- a CDS encoding IclR family transcriptional regulator has translation MTTTSSFSSSLAEGPIDERKFVVALARGLDLLRAFRPGETLLGNRDFVERTGLPKATVNRLAYTLTVLGYLRFDESLGKYALDAGVLSLGFALLSGTDTLELARPHMRAFAREVGAAVSLGCRDGLDVIYLDTIRSETALTLGLASGSRLSMLTSSMGRAYLAVQPIDVRMALFTELEKTAGAEGPALVEAAKREIEVFGKEGCCYSFRDWHEDVNAVAVPFREPRERRWLVLSCSGPASSMGPEVFRERVAPLLKSLARRLGETV, from the coding sequence ATGACTACGACTTCCTCTTTTTCTTCCTCACTGGCTGAGGGTCCGATCGACGAGCGCAAGTTTGTCGTGGCGCTCGCGCGCGGGCTCGACCTGCTGCGGGCGTTCCGTCCAGGCGAGACCTTGCTCGGCAACCGCGACTTCGTGGAGCGCACGGGCTTGCCGAAGGCGACCGTGAACCGGCTCGCGTACACACTGACCGTGCTCGGCTACCTGCGCTTTGACGAATCGCTAGGCAAATATGCGCTCGACGCCGGGGTGCTGTCACTCGGCTTTGCGCTGCTGTCGGGCACGGACACGCTCGAACTCGCCCGCCCGCACATGCGCGCGTTCGCGCGCGAGGTGGGCGCCGCGGTGTCGCTGGGCTGCCGCGACGGTCTGGACGTGATCTATCTGGACACCATCCGCAGCGAGACGGCGCTCACGCTGGGCCTCGCCTCAGGCTCGCGACTGTCGATGCTCACGAGTTCGATGGGGCGCGCCTATCTGGCCGTGCAGCCCATCGACGTGCGCATGGCGCTGTTCACGGAACTGGAAAAGACGGCGGGCGCCGAAGGGCCGGCGCTGGTCGAGGCCGCGAAACGCGAGATCGAGGTATTCGGCAAGGAAGGGTGCTGCTATTCGTTTCGCGATTGGCACGAAGACGTCAACGCCGTGGCGGTGCCGTTTCGCGAGCCGCGCGAGCGTCGCTGGCTCGTGCTCAGCTGCAGCGGGCCGGCTTCGTCGATGGGGCCCGAGGTGTTTCGCGAGCGCGTGGCGCCGCTCTTGAAGTCGCTGGCGCGGCGTCTTGGCGAAACGGTCTGA
- a CDS encoding acyl-CoA dehydrogenase yields MAAHAQFHWEDPLLLDQQLTEEERMVRDAAAAYAQDKLAPRVLEAFRHEKTDASIFREMGEVGLLGPTIPEQYGGPGLNYVSYGLIAREVERVDSGYRSMMSVQSSLVMVPIFEFGSEAQKQKYLPKLASGEWIGCFGLTEPNHGSDPGSMVTRAKKVNGGYSLSGAKMWITNSPIADVFVVWAKLEEDGKDDIRGFILEKGWKGLSAPAIHGKVGLRASITGEIVLDEVFVPEENLMPGVKGLRGPFTCLNSARYGIAWGALGAAESCWHTARQYVLDRKQFGRPLAANQLIQKKLADMQTEITLGLQGCLRLGRMKDEGTAAVEITSIMKRNSCGKSLDIARLARDMLGGNGISDEFGVARHLVNLEVVNTYEGTHDIHALILGRAQTGIQAFF; encoded by the coding sequence ATGGCCGCACACGCCCAGTTCCATTGGGAAGACCCGCTTCTGCTCGACCAGCAGCTCACCGAAGAGGAGCGCATGGTACGCGACGCCGCCGCCGCGTACGCCCAGGACAAGCTTGCGCCGCGCGTGCTGGAAGCGTTCCGCCACGAGAAGACGGACGCCTCGATCTTCCGCGAGATGGGCGAAGTCGGCCTGCTCGGCCCGACGATTCCCGAGCAATACGGCGGCCCCGGCCTCAACTACGTCAGCTACGGGTTGATCGCGCGCGAAGTGGAGCGCGTCGACTCGGGCTATCGCTCGATGATGTCGGTGCAGTCGTCGCTCGTGATGGTGCCGATCTTCGAATTCGGCTCGGAAGCGCAAAAGCAGAAGTACCTGCCCAAGCTCGCGAGCGGCGAGTGGATCGGCTGCTTCGGTCTCACGGAACCGAACCACGGCTCGGACCCGGGCAGCATGGTCACGCGCGCGAAGAAGGTGAACGGCGGCTACTCGCTCTCGGGCGCGAAGATGTGGATCACGAACTCGCCTATCGCAGACGTGTTCGTCGTCTGGGCGAAGCTCGAGGAAGACGGCAAGGACGACATTCGCGGCTTCATCCTGGAGAAAGGCTGGAAGGGGCTCTCGGCGCCGGCTATCCACGGCAAGGTAGGCCTGCGCGCCTCGATCACCGGCGAAATCGTGCTCGATGAAGTGTTCGTGCCGGAAGAAAACCTCATGCCGGGCGTGAAGGGCCTGCGCGGTCCGTTCACCTGCCTGAATTCGGCGCGCTATGGCATCGCCTGGGGCGCGCTCGGCGCCGCGGAATCGTGCTGGCACACGGCGCGCCAGTACGTGCTCGACCGCAAGCAGTTCGGCCGCCCGCTCGCGGCGAACCAGCTGATCCAGAAGAAACTCGCCGACATGCAAACGGAAATCACGCTCGGCCTGCAGGGTTGCCTGCGCCTTGGCCGCATGAAGGACGAAGGCACGGCGGCCGTCGAGATCACGTCGATCATGAAGCGCAATTCGTGCGGCAAGTCGCTCGATATCGCGCGTCTCGCCCGCGACATGCTGGGCGGCAACGGGATTTCCGACGAGTTCGGCGTGGCGCGTCACCTCGTGAACCTCGAAGTGGTGAACACTTACGAAGGCACGCACGATATCCACGCGCTGATCCTCGGCCGCGCGCAGACGGGGATCCAGGCGTTCTTCTGA
- a CDS encoding peroxiredoxin, protein MSLRLGDIAPDFEQDSSTGRIKFHEWLGNSWGVLFSHPADFTPVCTTELGLTAKLKDEFEKRNVKTIALSVDNAQSHNEWIKDINETQAANVGFPILADGDRKVSTLYDMIHPNANETLTVRSLFVIDPNKKVRLIITYPASTGRNFDEVLRVIDSLQLTDNYQVATPGNWKQGDDVVIVPSLKDEEVIKQKFPKGYKALRPYLRLTPQPNK, encoded by the coding sequence ATGAGTCTACGTCTTGGGGATATCGCACCGGACTTCGAGCAGGATTCGAGCACTGGCCGCATCAAGTTTCACGAGTGGCTCGGCAATAGCTGGGGCGTGCTGTTTTCGCACCCGGCCGACTTCACACCGGTCTGCACGACCGAACTTGGCCTGACCGCGAAGCTCAAGGACGAATTCGAAAAGCGCAACGTGAAGACGATCGCGCTTTCGGTGGATAACGCCCAGTCGCACAACGAGTGGATCAAGGACATCAACGAGACGCAGGCGGCGAACGTCGGTTTCCCGATTCTCGCGGACGGCGACCGCAAGGTGTCCACGCTGTACGACATGATCCATCCGAATGCGAACGAAACACTCACCGTGCGCTCACTCTTCGTGATCGACCCGAACAAGAAGGTGCGCCTCATCATCACCTATCCGGCGAGTACGGGCCGTAACTTCGACGAAGTGCTGCGCGTGATCGACTCGCTGCAGCTCACCGACAACTATCAGGTCGCGACACCCGGCAACTGGAAGCAGGGCGACGACGTCGTGATCGTCCCTTCGCTGAAGGACGAAGAGGTCATCAAGCAGAAGTTTCCGAAGGGCTACAAGGCGCTGCGTCCGTATCTGCGCTTGACGCCGCAGCCGAACAAGTAA
- a CDS encoding DUF883 family protein, with protein MSEVNKERLMSDIKTVLADAEDLLKQAASATGERASELRETALSRLKQAKEKAADVQVVVVEKGKKAARATDDYVHEHPWASIGIAAGVGVLVGLLINRK; from the coding sequence ATGTCAGAAGTCAACAAGGAGAGGCTGATGTCCGATATCAAAACCGTCCTCGCGGATGCAGAGGACCTGCTCAAGCAGGCTGCGAGCGCTACGGGCGAGCGCGCTTCGGAATTGCGCGAAACGGCACTCTCGCGTCTGAAGCAGGCAAAAGAGAAGGCCGCCGACGTCCAGGTGGTCGTGGTCGAGAAAGGCAAGAAGGCGGCGCGCGCCACCGACGACTACGTCCACGAGCATCCGTGGGCGTCGATCGGCATCGCCGCCGGCGTGGGCGTGCTGGTCGGTCTGCTGATCAACCGCAAGTAA
- a CDS encoding phage holin family protein translates to MTTDTHSQRHEHGPLRRLLGSASAMLQTRLELIGIELAEEKDRLIGVLFLGLAGMMFAMLALIALTALVAIAFWDTYRWEALAGLTILYAIAAIFCGLKARRGLHTAPLVFQATLEEFEKDRDALRNP, encoded by the coding sequence ATGACGACAGACACCCACTCGCAGCGACACGAACACGGGCCGTTGCGCCGACTGCTCGGCTCCGCGTCCGCGATGCTACAGACGCGGCTAGAACTGATCGGCATCGAGCTCGCCGAGGAGAAAGACCGCCTGATCGGTGTGCTCTTCCTTGGCCTCGCGGGAATGATGTTCGCGATGCTTGCGCTGATCGCGCTCACGGCGCTCGTTGCCATCGCCTTCTGGGACACCTACCGCTGGGAGGCGCTCGCCGGTCTCACGATCCTCTATGCGATTGCAGCCATTTTCTGCGGCCTGAAAGCGCGCCGCGGACTGCACACCGCGCCACTCGTATTCCAGGCGACGCTCGAGGAATTCGAGAAAGACCGAGATGCCCTGCGCAACCCCTAG
- a CDS encoding DUF3318 domain-containing protein has product MNQPRPDTAFRPRGGRAHDLSTPQLRALRKELLLVRASVERAEMAEALVDIRATVTNFSWLRFVVPGFGRAGSGGGVASGLGSLLKEYPLVSSLVSLIVAKPLRTSIVSAARPIIKWGGLAFTAWEAYRVWQQVRRQRDTSPNPAERARSDEDDLTG; this is encoded by the coding sequence ATGAACCAACCCCGACCGGACACCGCTTTCCGCCCGCGCGGCGGTCGCGCACACGACCTCTCGACGCCGCAACTGCGCGCGCTGCGCAAGGAACTGCTGCTCGTGCGCGCGAGCGTCGAGCGCGCCGAAATGGCCGAAGCGCTTGTGGACATCCGCGCGACGGTCACGAACTTCAGCTGGCTGCGCTTTGTGGTGCCCGGATTCGGTCGCGCTGGCTCCGGCGGCGGCGTGGCTTCCGGCCTCGGCAGCCTGCTCAAGGAATATCCGCTGGTCAGTTCGCTCGTCTCGCTCATTGTGGCGAAGCCGCTGCGCACAAGCATCGTTTCGGCCGCGCGCCCCATCATCAAGTGGGGCGGCCTCGCCTTTACGGCGTGGGAGGCATATCGCGTGTGGCAGCAGGTGCGACGACAGCGCGACACTTCCCCGAACCCGGCCGAGCGCGCCAGATCCGACGAAGACGACCTCACCGGCTGA
- a CDS encoding type IV pilin protein, producing MKRNRYNAFTLLELVIALAVAAIVAAFALPGWSAQIARGHRIDAVAALYRAAQLVDTQSASMASLPAGFDQAPPTGTPVYRLRLMPADESNGGYAIAADPVETGPMRGDACGAFVLDATGARSNQATGGGTVTATIQTCWRDR from the coding sequence GTGAAGCGCAATCGTTACAACGCGTTCACACTGCTCGAACTGGTCATCGCGCTCGCGGTGGCCGCAATCGTCGCGGCCTTCGCGCTGCCGGGATGGAGCGCGCAGATCGCGCGGGGGCATCGCATCGACGCTGTCGCCGCGCTCTATCGGGCGGCGCAGCTCGTCGATACGCAGAGCGCGTCGATGGCGTCATTGCCCGCGGGATTCGACCAGGCGCCGCCGACGGGTACGCCCGTCTACCGTTTGCGCCTGATGCCCGCCGACGAGTCGAACGGCGGCTACGCCATCGCCGCCGATCCGGTGGAAACCGGGCCGATGCGTGGCGATGCTTGCGGCGCTTTCGTGCTCGACGCAACCGGCGCACGCAGCAACCAGGCCACAGGCGGCGGCACTGTCACGGCGACTATACAAACGTGCTGGAGGGACCGGTGA
- a CDS encoding pilus assembly PilX family protein yields MRARLGVTRRPCAARRGVALPVVLLIVAMMLVTSAAWFEAALLARRNADAVADHLQSFHAADAALVLCSGALVNGSLAAPAAAAQPGEPQAWRKQESFERQAIAPVASWPGSARAPQCFVEAWRIESRPLTRAYLVTARGFGASEDTQSWLQNQVVIEAAGDATHVEHHWRHVVARPF; encoded by the coding sequence ATGAGAGCGCGCCTTGGTGTGACGCGCCGCCCATGCGCCGCTCGTCGCGGCGTCGCGCTGCCGGTCGTGCTGCTCATCGTCGCGATGATGCTCGTGACTTCCGCGGCGTGGTTCGAAGCAGCGCTGCTCGCGCGGCGCAACGCAGATGCCGTTGCCGATCATCTGCAGTCCTTTCATGCTGCCGATGCCGCGCTCGTATTGTGCTCGGGTGCGCTGGTGAACGGCTCGCTGGCCGCGCCTGCGGCCGCCGCGCAGCCTGGCGAGCCGCAAGCCTGGCGAAAGCAGGAAAGCTTCGAGCGGCAGGCCATCGCGCCCGTTGCCTCGTGGCCCGGGTCCGCTCGCGCGCCGCAATGCTTCGTCGAAGCCTGGCGCATCGAGAGCCGGCCGCTGACTCGTGCGTATCTCGTCACGGCGCGGGGGTTTGGTGCATCGGAAGACACACAAAGCTGGCTGCAGAACCAGGTGGTCATCGAAGCCGCAGGTGACGCGACGCACGTCGAGCATCACTGGCGTCACGTCGTCGCGAGGCCGTTTTGA
- a CDS encoding PilW family protein: protein MSQRLAHVRQYVGHTLLELTIAVALGLVVTLGALSAYRTQRQVYAQASDAARIHEAGMNALMLIGEQIQMAGFVAADARSPLVGPAIFGCAAGRPTGADAALACESLSSRSDGLAVRYQGDGVSTWPAANGQVTDCLGQAVGAAGIEIVNRYHAKVSGSTSETELYCEGSGKVGTAQPLVEGVERLRLRYWTAGAAQAVEASALARDQWAAVVAVDLCVLVRGAALSNPSRRMRYVDCDGVQAVGADGRARQAFWRHVVLRNVLPAVS from the coding sequence ATGAGCCAGCGTCTCGCGCATGTGCGCCAGTATGTCGGCCACACACTGCTCGAACTGACGATCGCCGTGGCGCTCGGACTCGTGGTGACGCTTGGCGCGCTTTCGGCCTACCGCACGCAGCGCCAGGTCTACGCGCAGGCGAGCGACGCCGCGCGTATCCACGAAGCCGGCATGAACGCGTTGATGTTGATCGGCGAGCAGATCCAGATGGCCGGCTTTGTTGCCGCGGACGCGCGCTCGCCGCTTGTCGGCCCCGCGATATTCGGCTGCGCGGCCGGGCGTCCGACTGGCGCCGATGCAGCGCTTGCGTGCGAGTCGCTGTCGAGCCGCTCCGATGGGCTGGCGGTGCGCTATCAAGGCGACGGTGTATCGACATGGCCTGCCGCAAACGGCCAGGTCACCGACTGCCTCGGGCAGGCGGTTGGCGCAGCAGGCATCGAAATCGTGAACCGCTATCACGCCAAGGTGAGCGGTTCGACAAGCGAGACCGAGCTTTACTGCGAAGGCTCCGGCAAAGTCGGCACGGCGCAGCCGCTCGTCGAGGGCGTCGAGCGTTTGCGCTTGCGCTACTGGACGGCGGGCGCGGCGCAGGCGGTTGAAGCTTCGGCGCTCGCGCGCGATCAGTGGGCGGCGGTCGTCGCGGTCGATCTGTGCGTGCTGGTGCGTGGCGCGGCCCTTTCCAACCCTTCCCGCCGCATGCGCTATGTCGATTGCGATGGCGTGCAGGCGGTCGGCGCCGATGGGCGTGCGCGGCAAGCGTTCTGGCGGCACGTCGTGCTGCGTAACGTTCTGCCGGCGGTGTCATGA